A region from the Aegilops tauschii subsp. strangulata cultivar AL8/78 chromosome 5, Aet v6.0, whole genome shotgun sequence genome encodes:
- the LOC109753221 gene encoding uncharacterized protein yields MSRAVRVRGDELETERGARAKKRSLAVDRSTSPRSPGDLAVGSSHSHPEILFAIFEPDEAQSGAKQGRVCNVVESATEESSDPPSSPIYEPYIPDELAADPVVRSAFKHAMAKYEAEEDRLADLFTMDHYWYQPSSCLRKDRRLLSIRELARDAILSAAKSVILLSSFLDNQPLNKCCGLWFQRDGQRKTALVLTSAHLIRKDDIHKWKQQWTGEYHQNAKVIVHLLDNKTTLGQLIYLQEHYEFAIYEVQVDKPVHLPTFNDRVHSGQDVFRLGRDANLDIKITHGNLAFDIPTRYERCHYMYFLRDASSLKLLHDDGGPIIDLEGKVVGLVNNQIDETFVPSSILHKCFDFWRRFNCMPRLHLGMTFSPIKFLDPICIERMTRKHNIDSGLIVEQVSKESHAEKIGIRKGDVIESFNGKHISTTIELESMLIDLCWDHFDQRKKLNTEKDVSVKIFDATKLCPRIRNLTAIVSDRGEDIVKGAYPIMGEEAMSVL; encoded by the exons ATGTCGAGGGCCGTCAGGGTCCGCGGCGACGAGCTGGAGACGGAGCGGGGAGCAAGGGCGAAGAAGCGAAGCCTGGCAGTGGATCGCTCGACGAGCCCTAGATCTCCCGGCGACCTAGCTGTTGGGAGTTCCCATTCCCACCCAGAGATACTGTTCGCGATCTTCGAGCCGGACGAAGCCCAATCCGGAGCAAAACAAG GTCGTGTGTGCAATGTGGTGGAGTCCGCGACGGAGGAATCCTCCGATCCACCCAGCTCACCGATCTACGAACCCTACATTCCGGACGAACTAGCCGCAGATCCAGTCGTACGCTCCGCCTTCAAGCATGCCATGGCTAAATACGAGGCAGAAGAAG ATCGTCTAGCTGACCTGTTCACTATGGATCACTACTGGTACCAACCATCTTCCTGCCTGCGCAAGGACCGTCGTCTCCTTTCCATCCGTGAACTCGCAAGAGATGCAATACTTTCTGCTGCAAAATCCGTCATCTTGCTCTCGTCCTTTCTCG ACAACCAACCGCTGAATAAATGCTGTGGCTTGTGGTTTCAAAGGGACGGCCAGAGAAAAACCGCCCTTGTTTTGACGTCTGCCCATCTAATTCGTAAAGATGATATCCACAAGTGGAAGCAGCAGTGGACAGGCGAGTATCATCAGAATGCGAAG GTCATTGTTCATTTGCTGGATAACAAAACTACACTAGGCCAGCTCATCTATCTTCAAGAGCACTATGAATTTGCTATTTATGAAGTTCAAGTGGACAAACCAGTTCATCTACCCACTTTTAATGACCGTGTGCATTCTGGTCAAGATGTTTTCCGCCTTGGAAGAGATGCAAATTTGGATATAAAGATAACACATGGTAATTTGGCCTTTGACATTCCAACTCGGTATGAGAGATGCCATTACATGTATTTTCTTCGTGATGCATCTAGTCTCAAACTG TTACATGATGATGGAGGGCCCATCATTGACTTAGAAGGAAAAGTTGTGGGTCTAGTTAACAATCAAATCGATGAGACGTTTGTACCTTCGTCAATATTGCATAAGTGCTTCGATTTTTGGAGGAGGTTCAA TTGCATGCCTCGCCTCCACCTTGGAATGACATTTAGTCCAATCAAGTTTTTAGATCCTATTTGTATTGAGAGGATGACTCGTAAGCATAACATCGACTCTGGTCTTATTGTTGAGCAG GTGTCAAAAGAATCACATGCTGAGAAAATTGGAATTCGCAAGGGTGATGTCATTGAAAGTTTTAATGGAAAGCACATTTCTACTACAATTGAG TTAGAAAGCATGTTGATAGACTTATGTTGGGATCATTTTGATCAAAGAAAGAAACTGAATACTGAAAAAGATGTTTCG GTGAAAATATTTGATGCTACCAAACTTTGTCCAAGAATTAGAAACTTGACTGCAATTGTATCGGATCGTGGAGAGGACATTGTAAAAG GTGCTTACCCTATCATGGGTGAAGAAGCCATGTCAGTCTTATGA